The following are encoded together in the Acidobacteriota bacterium genome:
- a CDS encoding fused MFS/spermidine synthase: MKRVGLVGSLLFASGLCALVYQVAWLREFRLIFGASTASSAAVLALFMGGLGMGGWALGRRADRHPSPLAFYGRLELIVAASAAVSPLLVLAVRALYLATGGVDAMGLTLATAVRILLSAAVLGVPTFFMGGTFPAAARAVEDAGDIGRRRLAVLYGGNTLGAVAGSGLCTFLLLETLGIHRTLWVASLVNLLVAFAAIRLSTRLPAPLPRPREAPLLPESLPAPPATGSPRPAARRIRFAAILVAAGLTGFVFFLMELVWYRMLAPILGGSVYTFGTILLVALFGIGAGGILNGLFSPPGRRPRWTAFALTCVAEGCFLALPLALGDNLAVFTSLLGPLGSAGFTLKCLTWVIVAGIVVLPASIVAGIQFPLLIALLGRGEEDVGRQTGLVGLCNTLGAITGSLAGGFGLLPLLGAVSLWRLSCILLVLMGVVGAAYALVSNGRRKVVPLFAAALGAVALALALGFQGPSSPWRHRGIGIGRAELSGKDGNQVQAWVHEARRVLLWEADGVESSIGLLAENGLAFVVNGKIDGNSIGDATTQVMAGLVSGALHPGPRRAAVIGLGTGSSVGWLARIPTMTRVDVIELEPAVLEVARRCGPVNQRALENPRVRVLINDAREVLLTSAEQYDLVVSEPSNPYRAGVASLYTLEFYRAVDRVLAPGGIFTQWVQAYEVDAQTIRTILATLRAVFPCLEIWQTNSYDLLILASRTPQVLDTTALRARLREEPFRTALRKVWRVSDLEGFLSRFVAGRALAETIAKQEGEWLNTDDCMRVEYGFARTAGRRELLTIAEIRRAAAGLGCARPALAGPPVDWEQVDLIRDLNTTLPESHELASCREENRAYVHALQAGDFPRAAAAWRALGREPSTDMELALVAEALAAEGDPGSLELAGRLRGEHPLEAGAVAARYCLRTGDRARATAFMASVLRGYHSDPWAATTLMGRFLRLVWETGGKDPAVVEALEPLLASPFCMWAQDVLRLRIHLDFAFKRGPAAAIPALAAVEPHVPWDFPTLRSRAEVYRRCNHPLAARAQADLEAFLSRLPNRFEDWFHTEEASQVRNTAAPVLRIP; the protein is encoded by the coding sequence ATGAAACGCGTCGGGCTGGTGGGCAGCTTGCTTTTCGCTTCCGGGCTCTGCGCCCTGGTATACCAGGTCGCCTGGCTCCGGGAGTTCCGGTTGATCTTCGGCGCTTCCACCGCGTCGTCGGCCGCCGTCCTCGCCCTCTTCATGGGCGGGCTGGGCATGGGGGGCTGGGCCCTTGGCCGGAGGGCCGACCGCCACCCTTCCCCGCTGGCGTTCTACGGGCGGCTGGAGCTGATCGTGGCCGCCTCCGCCGCCGTTTCCCCCCTGCTGGTCCTCGCGGTCCGCGCCCTCTACCTGGCCACGGGAGGGGTCGACGCCATGGGGCTCACCCTGGCCACGGCCGTGAGGATCCTGCTGTCCGCCGCCGTGCTGGGCGTCCCCACCTTTTTCATGGGCGGGACGTTCCCGGCCGCGGCCCGCGCCGTGGAGGACGCCGGGGACATCGGCCGGCGGCGGCTGGCCGTGCTCTACGGGGGGAACACCCTGGGCGCCGTGGCCGGTTCGGGGCTGTGCACTTTCCTTCTCCTGGAGACCCTGGGGATCCACCGAACCCTCTGGGTGGCATCCCTGGTCAATCTCCTCGTCGCCTTCGCGGCCATCCGCCTGTCGACCCGGCTGCCGGCGCCCCTCCCCCGCCCCCGGGAAGCCCCGCTTCTCCCCGAGAGCCTCCCCGCCCCCCCGGCCACGGGTTCGCCCCGTCCAGCGGCCCGCCGCATCCGGTTCGCGGCCATCCTCGTCGCCGCCGGCTTGACGGGTTTCGTGTTCTTCCTCATGGAGCTGGTCTGGTACCGGATGCTGGCGCCCATCCTGGGCGGCTCGGTTTACACCTTCGGCACGATCCTCCTGGTGGCCCTCTTCGGCATCGGCGCGGGGGGGATCCTCAACGGCCTGTTCTCGCCCCCCGGCAGGCGTCCCCGGTGGACGGCTTTCGCCCTCACCTGCGTGGCGGAAGGGTGCTTCCTCGCCCTGCCGCTCGCGCTGGGGGACAACCTGGCGGTCTTCACCTCGCTGCTCGGCCCCCTGGGCAGTGCCGGTTTCACCCTGAAGTGCCTGACCTGGGTCATCGTGGCCGGGATCGTCGTGCTGCCGGCTTCCATCGTGGCCGGGATCCAGTTCCCCCTGCTCATCGCCCTGCTCGGGCGGGGCGAGGAGGACGTGGGCCGCCAGACGGGGCTGGTGGGCCTGTGCAACACCCTGGGGGCCATCACCGGCTCCCTGGCCGGCGGTTTCGGGCTTCTCCCCCTGCTGGGCGCCGTCTCGTTGTGGCGCCTGTCCTGTATCCTGCTGGTTCTCATGGGAGTCGTCGGGGCCGCATACGCCCTGGTCTCCAACGGTCGCCGAAAGGTTGTTCCCCTCTTCGCCGCCGCGCTCGGGGCGGTCGCCCTGGCGCTGGCGCTGGGTTTCCAGGGCCCCTCAAGCCCGTGGAGGCACCGCGGGATCGGGATCGGGCGGGCGGAGCTTTCGGGGAAGGACGGGAACCAGGTCCAGGCCTGGGTCCACGAAGCCCGGCGGGTGCTCCTGTGGGAGGCCGACGGTGTGGAGAGCAGCATCGGGCTCCTCGCCGAGAACGGCCTCGCCTTCGTGGTCAACGGCAAGATCGACGGGAACAGCATCGGCGACGCCACCACCCAGGTCATGGCGGGCCTGGTCTCCGGGGCCCTCCACCCGGGCCCCCGGCGGGCGGCCGTGATCGGGCTGGGGACCGGTTCCTCGGTGGGGTGGCTGGCCCGAATCCCCACCATGACCCGGGTGGACGTCATCGAACTGGAGCCCGCCGTCCTGGAGGTGGCCCGGCGGTGCGGACCGGTCAACCAGAGGGCCCTGGAGAACCCCCGGGTCAGGGTCCTCATCAACGACGCCCGGGAGGTGCTGCTCACGTCCGCGGAACAGTACGACCTGGTGGTGTCGGAACCGTCGAACCCCTACCGAGCGGGGGTTGCGAGCCTGTACACGCTCGAGTTCTACCGGGCCGTCGATCGGGTGCTGGCGCCGGGCGGGATCTTCACCCAGTGGGTGCAGGCCTACGAGGTGGACGCCCAGACGATCCGCACCATCCTGGCCACCCTCCGGGCCGTTTTCCCCTGCCTGGAGATCTGGCAGACCAACTCCTACGACCTCCTGATCCTCGCTTCCCGAACCCCGCAGGTCCTCGACACCACGGCCCTCCGGGCCCGCCTTCGGGAGGAGCCTTTCCGGACGGCCCTCCGGAAGGTCTGGAGGGTGTCCGACCTGGAGGGCTTCCTCTCCCGTTTCGTCGCCGGCCGCGCGCTCGCCGAGACCATCGCGAAGCAGGAAGGCGAGTGGCTGAACACGGACGACTGCATGCGGGTCGAGTACGGGTTCGCGCGGACGGCAGGCCGCCGCGAACTCCTCACCATCGCGGAGATCCGGCGGGCCGCCGCGGGCCTCGGCTGTGCACGGCCCGCACTCGCGGGCCCCCCCGTCGACTGGGAGCAGGTCGACCTGATTCGCGACCTGAACACGACCCTTCCGGAAAGCCACGAACTCGCGAGCTGCCGGGAGGAGAACCGGGCCTACGTTCACGCCCTCCAGGCCGGCGACTTTCCCCGGGCCGCCGCCGCCTGGCGCGCACTCGGGCGCGAGCCGTCGACGGACATGGAACTGGCCCTGGTCGCCGAGGCCCTGGCCGCCGAAGGGGACCCCGGGTCCCTGGAACTGGCGGGCCGCCTGCGGGGCGAACACCCGCTGGAAGCCGGGGCGGTGGCGGCCCGGTACTGCCTTCGCACCGGGGACCGGGCCCGGGCAACAGCCTTCATGGCTTCGGTTTTGCGAGGGTACCATTCCGACCCGTGGGCCGCCACCACCCTCATGGGGCGGTTCCTCCGGCTGGTGTGGGAGACGGGGGGGAAAGACCCGGCGGTGGTGGAGGCGCTCGAGCCGCTTCTGGCGTCCCCCTTCTGCATGTGGGCCCAGGACGTCCTCCGGTTGCGAATCCACCTGGATTTCGCCTTCAAACGGGGCCCTGCGGCGGCAATCCCGGCCCTGGCGGCCGTCGAGCCCCACGTCCCCTGGGACTTCCCGACTCTCCGGTCCCGTGCCGAGGTCTACCGGCGGTGCAATCACCCCCTGGCCGCCCGGGCGCAGGCCGACCTCGAGGCCTTCCTCTCACGGCTTCCGAACCGGTTCGAGGACTGGTTCCACACCGAGGAAGCCTCTCAGGTGCGCAACACGGCCGCCCCCGTTCTCCGGATCCCGTAA